The following are encoded in a window of Amycolatopsis solani genomic DNA:
- a CDS encoding papain-like cysteine protease family protein has product MHFRRAMALGALCVALTGLLSPPASATTEATTLSISQLVQEQNQWCWAASGLTIARFLGYGTSTSQNTFCDYSRGYPAGSQCPNQPGELTYVQRGYQALGLRPGTVTGALSFASVQSEITGRRPIETGIYWTAGGGHAQVIYGYDASGLVYYGDPWPSSQRYSAMAHSSYVRNGQFQWAQSLYRIGA; this is encoded by the coding sequence ATGCACTTCAGACGAGCAATGGCGCTCGGCGCGCTGTGCGTGGCCCTCACCGGCCTGCTCTCCCCGCCCGCGAGCGCGACCACCGAAGCGACGACGTTGTCCATCAGCCAGCTGGTCCAGGAGCAGAACCAGTGGTGCTGGGCCGCGAGCGGCCTGACCATCGCGCGGTTCCTCGGCTACGGCACGAGCACCAGCCAGAACACCTTCTGCGACTACTCCCGCGGCTACCCGGCCGGTTCGCAGTGCCCCAACCAGCCCGGCGAGCTGACCTACGTCCAGCGCGGTTACCAGGCGCTCGGCCTGCGGCCCGGCACGGTGACCGGCGCGCTGAGCTTCGCGTCGGTGCAGAGCGAAATCACCGGCCGCCGCCCGATCGAAACCGGCATCTACTGGACCGCGGGCGGCGGGCACGCCCAGGTCATCTACGGCTACGACGCCAGCGGGCTCGTGTACTACGGCGACCCGTGGCCGAGCAGCCAGCGCTACAGCGCGATGGCGCACTCGAGCTACGTCCGCAACGGGCAGTTCCAGTGGGCGCAGTCCCTCTACCGGATCGGGGCGTGA
- a CDS encoding patatin-like phospholipase family protein produces the protein MSLADLPRPVGFVLGGGGSLGAMQVGMLRALTETGASPDLVTGTSVGSLNAAVLARSGGDALKDLHGIWAHMTRAEAFPGGVLSRVRTLTQSKTHLFPNSGLAGIIADHLGAETRFEDLTLPLGVVTTQVDSAEPLLIRSGRLLEPLLASCAIPGIFPPVEHEGRLLYDGGLVANVPMRQALTMGAKSLVVLDCAFPGKMPDAPRTFAEVIMFTAMISMRNQAVLEAPVAAASVPVVYVPGPAPVRVNPLDFGHTETLAEEAYSAAREYLDGLTISGPGLYGAPGLVVT, from the coding sequence ATGAGTCTCGCGGATCTTCCCCGGCCGGTCGGCTTCGTCCTCGGCGGTGGCGGCAGCCTCGGCGCCATGCAGGTCGGCATGCTGCGCGCGCTGACCGAAACCGGAGCCTCGCCGGACCTCGTGACGGGCACGTCGGTCGGTTCGCTGAACGCCGCCGTCCTCGCCCGTTCCGGCGGCGACGCGCTGAAGGACCTGCACGGCATCTGGGCGCACATGACGCGTGCGGAGGCCTTCCCCGGCGGCGTGCTGAGCCGCGTCCGGACGCTGACACAGAGCAAGACGCACCTGTTCCCCAATTCCGGGCTGGCCGGGATCATCGCCGACCACCTCGGCGCCGAAACGCGGTTCGAGGACCTGACGCTGCCGCTCGGCGTCGTCACGACGCAGGTCGACTCGGCCGAGCCGTTGCTGATCCGGTCCGGCCGGCTGCTCGAGCCGCTGCTGGCGAGCTGCGCGATCCCGGGCATCTTCCCGCCGGTCGAGCACGAAGGGCGGCTCCTGTACGACGGCGGGCTCGTCGCGAACGTGCCGATGCGCCAGGCGCTGACCATGGGCGCGAAGTCGCTGGTGGTGCTGGACTGCGCGTTCCCGGGCAAGATGCCGGACGCGCCGCGGACGTTCGCCGAGGTGATCATGTTCACCGCGATGATCAGCATGCGGAACCAGGCCGTGCTGGAAGCGCCGGTCGCCGCGGCTTCGGTACCGGTGGTGTACGTGCCGGGGCCCGCACCCGTACGTGTGAACCCGCTCGACTTCGGGCACACGGAAACGCTGGCGGAAGAGGCGTACTCGGCGGCCCGCGAGTACCTCGACGGGCTCACGATCAGCGGCCCGGGACTCTACGGTGCGCCGGGGCTCGTCGTCACGTGA
- a CDS encoding phosphatase PAP2 family protein encodes MTIPLKRWLVVGLALTAAFVVLGLSVARQPLTLDSQVANALHDVYTQPLGRVAQLGSDVLGPVLPFVLGTALLALALRQRRHTGLCVRLAVVLVLCRLTSVVFKPVFLRERPRDYPDLSYPSGHVTAVASTGFVLVLLCAWLWPRLVRRVAVVAAVAVVLSAACRVVLGVHWVSDTIGAVLAVTGVGLLSACALRLLPPGDGRSLDG; translated from the coding sequence ATGACGATCCCGCTGAAACGCTGGCTCGTTGTCGGCCTCGCGCTGACGGCGGCGTTCGTCGTGCTCGGGCTCAGCGTGGCGCGGCAGCCGCTGACCCTCGATTCCCAGGTGGCGAACGCCCTCCACGACGTCTACACGCAGCCGCTCGGGCGGGTGGCGCAGCTCGGCAGCGACGTCCTCGGCCCGGTGCTCCCCTTCGTGCTCGGCACGGCGCTGCTGGCGCTGGCGTTGCGGCAGCGCCGTCACACGGGGTTGTGCGTGCGGCTGGCCGTGGTGCTGGTGCTGTGCCGGCTGACGAGCGTCGTGTTCAAGCCGGTCTTCCTGCGGGAACGCCCGCGCGACTACCCGGACCTGAGCTACCCGAGCGGGCACGTGACGGCGGTGGCAAGCACCGGGTTCGTGCTGGTCCTGCTGTGCGCGTGGCTGTGGCCGCGGCTGGTCCGCCGGGTCGCGGTGGTGGCGGCGGTGGCTGTCGTGCTCAGCGCGGCCTGCCGGGTGGTGCTGGGCGTGCACTGGGTGTCCGACACGATCGGCGCAGTGCTGGCGGTGACCGGTGTCGGCCTGCTCTCAGCGTGCGCCTTGCGGCTGCTTCCCCCGGGTGACGGGCGTAGCCTCGACGGGTGA
- the lipA gene encoding lipoyl synthase, translating into MSAAPEGRKLLRLEVRNSETPIEKKPPWIKTRVRMGPEFTELKGLVRREGLHTVCEEAGCPNIYECWEDREATFLIGGDQCTRRCDFCQIDTGKPAELDRTEPRKVAESVQAMGLRYSTVTGVARDDLSDGGAWLYAETVRQIHALNPGTGVELLIPDFNADPAQLAEVFGSRPEVLAHNVETVPRIFKRIRPGFRYARSLEVITAAREAGLVTKSNLILGMGETPDEVAPAMQDLVDAGCEILTITQYLRPSPRHHPVDRWVKPEEFVEHSKAAEAMGFAGVMAGPLVRSSYRAGRLYAQTKAHRGEVLPENLAHLAVEGPAAQEAASLLAR; encoded by the coding sequence GTGAGTGCTGCGCCTGAAGGCCGGAAGCTGCTGCGTCTCGAGGTTCGCAACAGCGAGACGCCGATCGAGAAGAAGCCGCCGTGGATCAAGACGCGGGTGCGGATGGGGCCCGAGTTCACCGAACTCAAGGGCTTGGTGCGCCGCGAGGGTCTGCACACGGTGTGCGAAGAAGCCGGTTGTCCCAACATCTACGAATGCTGGGAAGACCGCGAAGCCACCTTCCTCATCGGTGGCGATCAATGCACCCGGCGTTGTGACTTCTGCCAGATCGACACCGGCAAACCCGCCGAGCTGGACCGCACCGAGCCCCGCAAGGTCGCCGAATCCGTGCAGGCCATGGGTTTGCGGTACTCGACCGTCACCGGCGTCGCGCGCGATGACCTTTCCGATGGTGGCGCGTGGCTGTACGCGGAGACCGTCCGGCAGATCCACGCTCTCAACCCGGGAACCGGTGTCGAGCTGCTGATCCCCGACTTCAACGCCGACCCGGCGCAACTGGCCGAGGTCTTCGGGTCGCGACCGGAGGTGCTGGCCCACAACGTGGAGACGGTGCCGCGGATTTTCAAGCGCATCCGGCCCGGCTTCCGATACGCGCGTTCGCTGGAAGTCATCACCGCCGCCCGCGAGGCGGGTTTGGTGACGAAGTCGAACCTGATCCTCGGCATGGGTGAGACCCCCGACGAGGTCGCGCCGGCGATGCAGGACCTGGTCGACGCGGGCTGCGAGATCTTGACGATCACGCAGTACCTGCGTCCCTCGCCGCGGCACCACCCGGTGGACCGGTGGGTGAAGCCGGAGGAGTTCGTCGAGCACTCCAAGGCCGCCGAAGCCATGGGCTTCGCGGGTGTGATGGCGGGTCCGCTCGTGCGTTCCTCGTACCGCGCGGGACGCCTGTACGCCCAGACGAAGGCGCACCGCGGCGAAGTGCTGCCGGAGAACCTGGCCCACCTGGCCGTCGAGGGTCCGGCCGCGCAGGAAGCGGCGTCGCTGCTGGCGCGGTGA
- a CDS encoding TetR/AcrR family transcriptional regulator, with protein MRSRRLDYSESTRSALVDSAVELFTKRGYAGTSLDEIAKRARVTKGALYHHFSGKQALFEAAFDQVESLVYDRLDKIMTGEGSPWERALGGLNAFIRSCLDPAYQRIAIHEAPVVMGWERWREAEERCSFGLVRSGLQSLIDAGEVEPVPVEVTARLLFGALSSAATEIASSPDPKRVGAEIEDVIVRMLVRLRRTEQDGAEVSPSIG; from the coding sequence ATGAGGTCCAGACGACTCGACTACTCCGAGTCGACCCGGTCCGCGCTGGTCGACAGCGCGGTCGAACTGTTCACCAAACGCGGCTATGCGGGTACCTCGCTCGACGAGATCGCCAAACGCGCCCGGGTCACCAAGGGAGCCCTGTACCACCACTTCAGCGGCAAGCAGGCGTTGTTCGAAGCCGCGTTCGACCAGGTCGAGAGCCTCGTCTACGACCGGCTCGACAAGATCATGACCGGCGAGGGCTCGCCGTGGGAGCGGGCGCTCGGCGGGCTCAACGCGTTCATCCGCAGCTGCCTCGACCCCGCCTACCAGCGGATCGCCATCCACGAGGCGCCGGTGGTCATGGGCTGGGAGCGCTGGCGCGAGGCCGAGGAGCGGTGCAGCTTCGGGCTGGTCCGCTCGGGCCTGCAGTCGCTGATCGACGCGGGCGAGGTCGAGCCGGTGCCGGTGGAGGTCACCGCGCGGCTGCTGTTCGGCGCGCTGTCCAGCGCGGCGACCGAAATCGCCAGCTCGCCGGACCCGAAACGGGTCGGCGCCGAGATCGAGGACGTGATCGTCCGCATGCTCGTCCGGCTGCGGCGGACCGAGCAGGACGGCGCGGAGGTCTCACCGTCGATAGGCTGA
- a CDS encoding LLM class F420-dependent oxidoreductase: MDLRIFTEPQQGATYDDQLRAAKATEAAGYDAFFRSDHYLKMGSADGLPGPTDAWITLAGLARETTRIRLGTLVTAATFRYPGPLAISVAQVDQMSGGRVELGLGSGWYDAEHTAYGLTLPPLKERFDRYAEQLEIVTGLWKTPVGSTYSFAGQYYTLTDSPALPKPAQQPAPPVIIGGAGKKRTPALAARFADEFNLPFADAETAAAQFARVEAAAVEIGRDPKEILRSAALVIAVGRDDAEVARRASTLGRDVTELKANGLAGTPGEVVERIGQWREKTGITRLYLQLMDMSDLDQIDLIAAEVAPQLD; encoded by the coding sequence GTGGACTTGAGGATCTTCACCGAGCCCCAGCAAGGGGCCACCTACGACGACCAGCTGCGGGCCGCCAAGGCCACCGAAGCGGCGGGTTACGACGCCTTCTTCCGCAGCGACCACTACCTGAAGATGGGCTCGGCCGACGGCCTGCCCGGCCCGACCGACGCCTGGATCACCCTGGCCGGCCTGGCCCGGGAGACGACCCGGATCCGGCTCGGCACGCTCGTCACCGCGGCGACGTTCCGGTACCCCGGGCCGCTCGCCATCTCGGTCGCGCAGGTCGACCAGATGTCCGGTGGGCGCGTCGAGCTCGGGCTCGGCTCCGGCTGGTACGACGCCGAGCACACTGCGTACGGCCTGACGCTGCCGCCGCTGAAGGAGCGCTTCGACCGGTACGCCGAGCAGCTCGAGATCGTCACCGGCCTGTGGAAGACCCCGGTCGGGTCGACGTACTCCTTCGCCGGCCAGTACTACACGCTGACCGACTCGCCCGCGCTCCCGAAGCCGGCGCAGCAGCCGGCCCCGCCGGTGATCATCGGCGGGGCCGGCAAGAAGCGCACGCCGGCACTGGCCGCGCGCTTCGCCGACGAGTTCAACCTGCCCTTCGCCGACGCCGAAACCGCGGCCGCGCAGTTCGCCAGGGTCGAGGCGGCGGCGGTGGAGATCGGCCGCGACCCCAAGGAGATCCTGCGGTCCGCGGCACTGGTGATCGCGGTCGGCCGCGACGACGCCGAGGTCGCGCGCCGGGCGTCGACGCTCGGCCGGGACGTCACCGAGCTGAAGGCCAACGGCCTCGCGGGGACGCCGGGCGAGGTCGTCGAGCGGATCGGCCAGTGGCGCGAGAAGACCGGGATTACCCGGCTCTACCTGCAGCTGATGGACATGTCCGACCTGGACCAGATCGACCTCATCGCCGCTGAAGTCGCGCCGCAGCTGGACTGA
- a CDS encoding DedA family protein, whose protein sequence is MALVSDLLSWLQGLPEPGLVAATGGLVFAECTIGLGFLAPGESGLLIAATTANTVARFLALWAVVTVCATAGDALGYFIGRRFGPRLRETKLIRKYGLDAWDKATGVLERRGAWAVFFARFLPVIRTLTPAAAGTSGLPFRKFLPAAAAGAFCWSLIHISIGAALGEAAKRIEGALNTGGLIVVALLAAAAVFFLLRLKKRKTLAAPDPDREPERVP, encoded by the coding sequence ATGGCCCTGGTTTCGGACCTCCTCAGCTGGTTGCAAGGACTCCCGGAACCGGGGCTCGTCGCGGCCACCGGCGGCCTGGTGTTCGCCGAATGCACGATCGGGCTGGGTTTCCTGGCCCCCGGCGAATCCGGCCTGCTCATCGCGGCGACAACGGCGAACACGGTGGCGCGCTTCCTCGCCCTGTGGGCGGTGGTGACCGTCTGCGCGACGGCCGGCGACGCGCTCGGCTACTTCATCGGCCGCCGCTTCGGGCCCCGGCTGCGCGAGACGAAGCTGATCCGCAAGTACGGCCTCGACGCCTGGGACAAAGCCACCGGAGTCCTCGAACGCCGCGGCGCGTGGGCGGTGTTCTTCGCCCGCTTCCTCCCGGTGATCCGCACCCTGACCCCGGCCGCGGCGGGCACGTCGGGCCTCCCGTTCCGCAAGTTCCTCCCCGCCGCGGCGGCGGGCGCCTTCTGCTGGTCCCTGATCCACATCAGCATCGGCGCGGCCCTCGGCGAAGCGGCGAAACGCATCGAGGGCGCCCTCAACACGGGCGGCCTGATCGTGGTCGCCCTCCTCGCGGCGGCGGCAGTGTTCTTCTTGCTGCGCTTGAAGAAGCGCAAGACCCTGGCGGCACCGGACCCGGATCGCGAGCCGGAGCGCGTCCCCTGA
- a CDS encoding L,D-transpeptidase, whose translation MLPKKILLSVAGILAGALLLSACSSGDDGGSPAGGTPAPGSASASETPVAVTFEPAGGTGVNPATPIVVKAANGKLLDVTVTNSAKGKTVAGKLAGDGSSWTSSEPLGYGSTYKIVAHAQGANGKPIEQDNQISTIAPKKQANANLIPAPSAAASTGVGVGQPIVFSFGKIAVKNKAAVEKALTVESTPKQEGSWYWIDDSNVHYRPKEYWQAGTTLKVSAKIYGVDFGGGVFGAEDRSETYKVHDSWIAKADGNTEQMQIFHNGAMVKSMPISMGKDATPTHLGAHVISDKQANYTMDSCTYGVCPPDPKAYRSNEKWSERISNDGEFVHENPNSVGQQGSSNVSHGCINLNGANAQWFFQNMGLGDVVEVTNSGGPQLPVWDLYGDWSKSWADWQAGSALK comes from the coding sequence ATGCTCCCCAAGAAGATTTTACTTTCGGTGGCCGGAATCCTCGCCGGGGCTCTGCTGCTGTCCGCTTGTTCCTCCGGTGACGACGGCGGTTCCCCCGCCGGCGGCACCCCGGCGCCGGGTTCCGCCTCGGCGTCCGAGACACCGGTCGCGGTGACGTTCGAACCCGCGGGCGGCACCGGCGTCAACCCGGCGACGCCGATCGTCGTCAAGGCGGCCAACGGAAAGCTGCTCGACGTCACGGTGACCAACAGCGCCAAGGGGAAGACGGTCGCCGGCAAGCTCGCCGGCGACGGCTCGAGCTGGACGTCCAGCGAGCCGCTCGGCTACGGCTCGACGTACAAGATCGTCGCGCACGCCCAGGGCGCCAACGGGAAACCGATCGAGCAGGACAACCAGATCAGCACGATCGCGCCGAAGAAGCAGGCGAACGCCAACCTGATCCCGGCCCCGTCCGCCGCGGCGAGCACGGGTGTCGGCGTCGGCCAGCCGATCGTGTTCAGCTTCGGCAAGATCGCCGTCAAGAACAAGGCGGCGGTGGAGAAGGCCCTCACGGTCGAGTCGACGCCGAAGCAGGAGGGCAGCTGGTACTGGATCGACGACTCGAACGTCCACTACCGCCCGAAGGAGTACTGGCAGGCCGGCACGACGCTGAAGGTTTCCGCGAAGATCTACGGCGTCGATTTCGGCGGCGGCGTGTTCGGCGCGGAAGACCGTTCGGAAACGTACAAGGTGCACGATTCCTGGATCGCGAAGGCGGACGGGAACACCGAGCAGATGCAGATCTTCCACAACGGCGCGATGGTCAAGTCGATGCCGATCTCGATGGGCAAGGACGCGACGCCGACGCATTTGGGCGCGCACGTCATTTCCGACAAGCAGGCCAACTACACGATGGACTCGTGCACGTACGGGGTCTGCCCGCCGGACCCGAAGGCGTACCGGTCGAACGAGAAGTGGTCGGAGCGCATCTCGAACGACGGCGAGTTCGTGCACGAGAACCCCAACAGCGTGGGGCAGCAGGGCAGCTCGAACGTGTCGCACGGGTGCATCAACCTGAACGGCGCGAACGCCCAGTGGTTCTTCCAGAACATGGGGCTGGGCGACGTCGTGGAGGTGACCAACTCGGGCGGCCCGCAGCTGCCGGTGTGGGACCTGTACGGGGACTGGTCGAAGTCGTGGGCCGACTGGCAGGCCGGGTCGGCGTTGAAGTAG
- a CDS encoding oxidoreductase — MTRWTENDIADQSGRTVVVTGANSGLGLRTAEVLAGKGARVFLACRSPERGAKALDQVRAAAAGAEPELVPLDLSELASVRAAAASVRERAGDALDVLIANAGVMATARGRTADGFELQFGTNYLGHAVLTWLLLPALRGGTHARVVTLSSLAATGARIDLEDPNGEHRRYNPATAYGQSKLSNQVFALELDRRLRAAGDDVLSVAAHPGYTATGLGSGMARSYSNPVVRGAIAGGHRIGEALFAQNVRQGALPQLYAATADGVEGGDYIAPGGLGGLRGHPVKVRPLTPALSESLGAALWDVTAKLTGVTPDPA; from the coding sequence ATGACACGGTGGACCGAGAACGACATCGCGGACCAGAGCGGCCGGACCGTCGTGGTCACGGGGGCGAACTCCGGGCTCGGTCTCCGCACCGCCGAGGTGCTCGCGGGCAAGGGGGCCCGCGTGTTCCTCGCCTGCCGTTCGCCCGAACGCGGCGCGAAGGCTTTGGACCAGGTCCGCGCGGCCGCCGCGGGCGCCGAACCCGAGCTCGTCCCATTGGACCTGAGCGAGCTCGCGTCGGTGCGCGCGGCCGCCGCGTCGGTGCGCGAACGGGCCGGTGACGCCCTCGACGTCCTGATCGCCAACGCCGGCGTGATGGCGACCGCCCGCGGCCGCACCGCCGACGGGTTCGAGCTGCAGTTCGGCACGAACTACCTCGGTCACGCGGTGCTGACCTGGCTGCTGCTCCCTGCCCTGCGCGGCGGGACGCACGCCCGCGTCGTCACGCTGTCGAGCCTCGCCGCGACCGGCGCCCGGATCGACCTCGAAGACCCCAACGGCGAGCACCGCCGCTACAACCCGGCGACCGCGTACGGGCAGTCGAAGCTCTCGAACCAGGTGTTCGCCCTGGAACTCGACCGCCGGCTGCGCGCGGCGGGCGACGACGTCCTGAGCGTCGCGGCCCATCCCGGCTACACCGCGACCGGTCTCGGCAGCGGCATGGCCCGCTCGTACTCGAACCCGGTCGTCCGCGGCGCCATCGCGGGCGGCCATCGCATCGGCGAGGCCCTGTTCGCCCAGAACGTCCGCCAGGGCGCGCTCCCGCAGCTGTACGCGGCCACGGCGGACGGCGTCGAAGGCGGCGACTACATCGCCCCCGGCGGCCTCGGCGGCCTGCGCGGCCACCCGGTCAAAGTGCGTCCGCTCACGCCCGCGCTGAGCGAGTCGCTGGGTGCCGCGCTGTGGGACGTGACGGCGAAGCTGACCGGCGTCACCCCCGACCCCGCTTAG
- the lipB gene encoding lipoyl(octanoyl) transferase LipB, producing MSSSRTTCRASTEAVDVRELGTIDYTEAWELQRSRLIERADGTAPDTMFLLQHPSVYTAGKRTEPADRPTDGTPVIDVDRGGKITWHGPGQLVGYPIVKLADPIDVVHYVRRLEEALIHVCDQLGVTSGRVEGRSGVWIPADDRGIERKIAAIGIRVQRGVTMHGFELNCNADLAAFDSIVPCGIRDAGVTSLSYELQRDVTVEAVLPLARDAVLAALDGELPVSEDRWLPRPAAPEAPGVTFALQN from the coding sequence GTGAGTTCTTCGCGTACCACCTGCCGCGCCAGCACCGAAGCCGTCGACGTCCGGGAGCTCGGCACGATCGACTACACCGAAGCTTGGGAGCTCCAGCGGAGCCGGCTCATCGAGCGCGCCGACGGCACCGCGCCGGACACGATGTTCCTGCTGCAGCACCCGTCGGTGTACACCGCGGGCAAGCGCACGGAGCCGGCCGACCGCCCCACGGACGGCACCCCGGTGATCGACGTCGACCGCGGCGGCAAGATCACCTGGCACGGCCCCGGCCAGCTGGTCGGCTACCCGATCGTGAAGCTCGCCGACCCGATCGACGTCGTCCACTACGTCCGCCGCCTGGAAGAGGCCCTGATCCACGTGTGCGACCAGCTGGGCGTGACCAGCGGCCGCGTCGAGGGCCGCAGCGGCGTCTGGATCCCGGCCGACGACCGCGGCATCGAGCGCAAGATCGCGGCCATCGGCATCCGCGTCCAGCGCGGCGTGACGATGCACGGCTTCGAGCTGAACTGCAACGCCGACCTGGCGGCGTTCGACAGCATCGTCCCCTGCGGCATCCGCGACGCGGGCGTGACGTCGTTGTCCTACGAGCTCCAGCGCGACGTCACGGTGGAAGCGGTGCTCCCGCTGGCCCGCGACGCCGTCCTGGCGGCACTGGACGGCGAGCTGCCGGTGAGCGAGGACCGCTGGCTCCCCCGCCCGGCCGCCCCCGAAGCCCCCGGCGTCACCTTCGCCCTGCAGAACTGA
- a CDS encoding LysR family transcriptional regulator, whose protein sequence is MAELELRHLRAVRAVADGGSVSRAATVLGVSQPALTAQLKRIERILGGDLFVRGPSGVRPTELGRFVLARADALLSDMQALVASARRHGEREPETLRIGYVPLLVIGRFIEELGELDLDVQTYAEPASLTLLKLLSTGRVDVALLEQFDGTEAHHFAGLAVRTLATEPIFVGIAHGHPAIRGGVVDLADLAGCDWILPPPHENCVRVRFAQACAAAGFTPRVRHFTSEAGTAGTLIAQGAVCLAQAASAPPRGLLALPLAGDPLWTTLLFATREDDARTPATDDVFRCAEVAHQASRHRNPHFARWCGRNPGERLVTAR, encoded by the coding sequence GTGGCCGAGCTGGAGCTGCGCCATCTCAGAGCCGTCCGCGCCGTCGCGGACGGCGGGAGCGTGAGCCGCGCCGCCACCGTGCTCGGCGTCAGCCAGCCCGCGCTCACCGCGCAGCTCAAGCGGATCGAACGGATCCTCGGCGGCGACCTGTTCGTCCGCGGGCCCAGCGGCGTCCGCCCCACCGAGCTCGGCCGGTTCGTCCTCGCCCGCGCCGACGCGCTGCTGTCGGACATGCAGGCGCTCGTCGCGTCCGCCCGGCGCCACGGCGAACGCGAGCCCGAGACCCTGCGGATCGGGTACGTGCCGCTGCTCGTCATCGGCCGGTTCATCGAAGAGCTGGGGGAGCTGGACCTCGACGTCCAGACGTACGCCGAACCGGCGTCGCTCACCCTGTTGAAGCTGCTCTCGACCGGCCGCGTCGACGTCGCCCTGCTGGAACAGTTCGACGGCACCGAAGCGCACCACTTCGCCGGGCTGGCCGTGCGGACGCTCGCGACCGAGCCCATCTTCGTCGGGATCGCCCACGGGCACCCGGCGATCCGCGGCGGCGTCGTCGACCTCGCGGACCTGGCCGGCTGCGACTGGATCCTGCCGCCACCGCACGAAAACTGCGTGCGCGTGCGGTTCGCGCAGGCCTGCGCGGCCGCCGGGTTCACGCCGCGGGTGCGGCACTTCACGTCCGAGGCGGGGACGGCGGGCACGCTGATCGCGCAGGGCGCCGTGTGCCTCGCGCAGGCGGCATCGGCGCCACCGCGCGGGTTGCTCGCGCTGCCGCTGGCGGGCGACCCGCTCTGGACGACGCTGCTGTTCGCGACGCGCGAGGACGACGCCCGGACGCCGGCGACCGACGACGTGTTCCGGTGCGCGGAGGTCGCGCACCAGGCGTCCCGGCACCGGAACCCGCACTTCGCGCGGTGGTGCGGCCGGAATCCGGGCGAACGGCTCGTCACGGCCCGATAG